Genomic DNA from Deltaproteobacteria bacterium:
GGCTACGTAGGTTCCGTTCACGCACCGGTCATCTGGCTTGCCGGTATCGGCGGCCCTGAATTTCTTCCCGTTGATCGTGGCGAAGATTCCGAACCCCGGCTTCGCCGCCCCAGTCGACTCGGAAAGAAGCACCGCTCCGAGCGTCAGCGCAAGAAGTACCCCCCACGTCTCATGCGTCCCTCCGCACCAGTCTGATTCGAGCCAGGGGCAGCACGGGGACCCGTGTGGCGGGCGCGCTGCGCCGAGGGGGGATAGAACAGCATCACCTGCATGTCAAGGAAAAAGAAGGACCAGGAACCCGCGCCGACGGCTCCGAGATGGTCGCCATCGGACGTGGTCCGTTACGCCGTCAGCGACGCGGATTCGAGGAGCCGGCAGACCCGGAGCTGGGCGCTGCGCCTGTCTATTCCGCCAGCCAGCGGTCGAACCAGCGATCGAGCGCCTCGAGCACCCGGCCGCGCTCGCTCGCCGGCTCGTTCAGCAGCTCGTGGTAGAAGCCGGGCAGCAGGACGAGCTCGTGGGGGCACGAGAGACGCGCCGCGATCTCCGTCGCGCCCGACGGGCGGACGAGCCGGTCCGCGTCGCCCTGCAGGATCAGGAGCGGAACGCGGAGACGCGGCGCCTCCTCCATCGCCGCCGCCTGCGCCGCGCGGATGGCGCGCACGAACCCCGCGCTCGCCGCGCGATGCACGAGCGGGTCGGCGACGTACGCGGCTCCCACCGCGGGATCGCGCGACAGCGCGCCCGGATCGAGGTTCGAGCGGAACGTCACCCCGGGCGCGACGCGCGCCAGGAGGAGCGCCACGGCCTGGAGGATTCGCGGCGCCGAGTCGGCGACCTCGAAAGCTGGCGCCGAGAGCGCGCCGGCACGCACCATGTCGGGGTGGCGGAGCAGATAGAGGAAGGCGAGCAAGCCACCCATGCTGTGTCCGAAGAGGAGGCGCGGCACGCCCGGCCACCACTCCTCCGCCATGCCGGCGAGCGTGTGCAAGTCGGCGATGAACTCCGCGAAGTCGCGGCAATGCCCGCGCGGCCCGCCCGAGCGGCCA
This window encodes:
- a CDS encoding lysophospholipase, giving the protein MLTAEGTFAGAGGVPIHWERSAPPAGAPRGVVLLAHGYAEHVGRYRDFIAHLTARGLAVAALDHRGHGRSGGPRGHCRDFAEFIADLHTLAGMAEEWWPGVPRLLFGHSMGGLLAFLYLLRHPDMVRAGALSAPAFEVADSAPRILQAVALLLARVAPGVTFRSNLDPGALSRDPAVGAAYVADPLVHRAASAGFVRAIRAAQAAAMEEAPRLRVPLLILQGDADRLVRPSGATEIAARLSCPHELVLLPGFYHELLNEPASERGRVLEALDRWFDRWLAE